The proteins below come from a single Tsuneonella deserti genomic window:
- a CDS encoding DUF721 domain-containing protein, translating to MERDAYAKSGKGLKAEPRRYERPRGGPARPISELTPQVGRSAFRRFGFVQSSVVTRWPEIVGEHHAKVCAPESIRFAPGEKSEGILQLVVLPAHAPLIQHVIPEIMERVNRFFGYKAVARVKLRQGSVNPPRGEAPAAGPPSLKPIPIELGDSLRDIGDPELRAVLESLARSLGGQENS from the coding sequence ATGGAACGGGACGCATATGCCAAATCCGGCAAGGGCCTGAAGGCCGAACCGCGCCGCTACGAAAGGCCGCGCGGGGGACCTGCGCGCCCGATCTCCGAGTTGACCCCGCAGGTCGGACGATCGGCTTTCCGCCGGTTCGGCTTCGTGCAGTCCAGCGTCGTAACGCGCTGGCCCGAGATCGTGGGTGAACATCATGCCAAGGTGTGCGCGCCGGAATCGATCCGGTTCGCACCGGGGGAGAAATCCGAAGGCATCCTGCAGCTCGTGGTGCTGCCGGCCCACGCGCCGCTGATCCAGCATGTCATCCCCGAGATCATGGAGCGTGTGAACCGCTTCTTCGGATACAAGGCAGTCGCCAGGGTCAAGCTGCGGCAAGGGTCGGTTAATCCCCCGCGTGGTGAAGCGCCCGCTGCAGGACCGCCCTCGCTCAAGCCCATCCCGATCGAGCTGGGGGATAGCCTGCGCGACATCGGCGATCCCGAGCTGCGCGCAGTGCTCGAATCGCTGGCTCGCTCGCTTGGGGGACAGGAGAACAGTTGA
- a CDS encoding A/G-specific adenine glycosylase: MSASSTTIIHGTIASDLLAWYDAHARVLPWRSPPGAPPPEPYRVWLSEVMLQQTTTAAAAPYYAKFIDRWPTVQALAAADEAEVMAAWAGLGYYSRARNLVAAARVVAERGGFPETEAGLRELPGVGAYIAAAVAAIAFGRRAVVVDANVERVVARLFAIGEPIPGARRAIRSSTDDVTPSGRAGDFAQAMMDLGATICTPRAPRCLLCPLAGSCRARQAGMPDNYPLKLPKKAKPSRAGTAFWIEREGAVWLVRRTRAGMLGGMRALPDDGWSARQDGSGKPPFAGRWRNAGAVRHVFTHCALTLSVRSIRATRDPAGEGEWWPVANLEGAGLPTLYAKAAARALDDAATQAETDRGDDQHHEAQVSPAV, encoded by the coding sequence GTGAGCGCCAGTTCCACCACCATCATCCATGGGACTATCGCGAGCGATCTGCTTGCCTGGTACGATGCACACGCTCGGGTGCTGCCTTGGCGCTCCCCGCCTGGAGCCCCGCCGCCCGAGCCTTACCGCGTGTGGCTGTCCGAAGTCATGCTCCAGCAGACAACCACCGCTGCCGCCGCGCCCTATTATGCAAAGTTCATCGACAGGTGGCCGACAGTGCAAGCGCTGGCAGCGGCAGACGAGGCGGAGGTGATGGCCGCATGGGCCGGGCTGGGTTACTATTCCCGCGCGCGCAACCTGGTCGCCGCCGCGCGCGTAGTGGCGGAGCGAGGCGGCTTTCCGGAGACCGAAGCGGGATTGCGCGAACTTCCGGGCGTCGGGGCCTATATCGCAGCCGCGGTGGCCGCGATTGCCTTCGGACGCCGCGCGGTGGTCGTGGACGCCAATGTCGAGCGTGTCGTGGCCCGGCTGTTCGCGATCGGCGAGCCGATTCCGGGCGCACGCCGGGCAATCCGGTCGAGCACCGATGATGTCACCCCGAGTGGCCGTGCGGGCGATTTCGCGCAGGCGATGATGGACCTCGGCGCGACGATCTGCACCCCGCGCGCACCCCGGTGCCTGCTCTGCCCATTGGCGGGAAGCTGCCGCGCCCGGCAGGCCGGGATGCCGGACAATTACCCGCTCAAGCTGCCTAAAAAGGCCAAGCCGTCGCGCGCCGGCACCGCGTTCTGGATCGAACGCGAGGGGGCCGTCTGGCTGGTGAGAAGGACAAGGGCGGGAATGCTCGGCGGAATGCGCGCGTTGCCGGACGATGGCTGGTCCGCCCGGCAGGACGGATCGGGTAAGCCGCCCTTTGCGGGCAGGTGGCGCAATGCGGGCGCGGTGCGCCATGTCTTCACCCATTGCGCATTGACGCTGTCGGTGCGCTCGATCCGAGCCACGCGAGATCCAGCAGGAGAGGGAGAATGGTGGCCGGTGGCGAACCTCGAAGGAGCCGGATTGCCGACCTTGTACGCCAAGGCGGCGGCACGGGCGCTAGATGATGCCGCCACCCAGGCTGAGACGGATCGCGGCGATGACCAGCACCACGAGGCACAGGTTTCGCCCGCTGTTTGA
- a CDS encoding thioredoxin domain-containing protein, with protein MKRFRLASFAIVATLALAGCNSKDTPKEGEVAEGKPIAAIPAPEGQAWSDVASFTPEGGVVEGNPNAPIKLVEYASHTCSHCAEFSENASEALRTKYVDSGRVSYEIRNQIHDPIDLTFAVLARCAGPEAFHALAEQGWGNLKPMFDAVNANSGAMEAAMKAQGPARFDGIAQGAGLYDFFAQRGISRDQAKACLAKTDTATKIAADSDKQSSELDVTGTPWFFINGASVGTQTWQTLEPMIQRAGAR; from the coding sequence ATGAAACGCTTCCGCCTCGCCTCGTTCGCCATCGTCGCCACCCTTGCTCTTGCAGGGTGCAATTCGAAGGATACGCCGAAGGAAGGCGAAGTCGCGGAAGGCAAGCCGATCGCGGCGATCCCCGCTCCGGAAGGACAGGCATGGTCCGATGTCGCTTCCTTCACCCCCGAAGGCGGCGTGGTCGAAGGTAACCCCAACGCGCCGATAAAGCTGGTGGAATACGCCAGCCATACCTGCAGCCACTGTGCCGAGTTCTCGGAAAACGCGAGCGAGGCGCTGCGCACCAAGTACGTCGACAGCGGTCGGGTGAGCTACGAAATCCGCAACCAGATCCACGATCCGATCGACCTGACCTTTGCCGTCCTGGCGCGTTGCGCGGGGCCGGAGGCGTTCCATGCCCTGGCGGAACAGGGTTGGGGCAATCTCAAGCCGATGTTCGATGCGGTCAACGCAAACAGCGGCGCGATGGAGGCCGCCATGAAGGCGCAGGGCCCTGCCCGCTTTGACGGCATCGCCCAAGGCGCCGGCCTCTACGATTTCTTCGCCCAGCGCGGCATCTCGCGCGATCAGGCCAAGGCCTGCCTCGCCAAGACCGACACCGCGACAAAGATCGCCGCAGATTCGGACAAGCAATCGTCCGAGCTCGACGTGACGGGCACCCCGTGGTTCTTCATCAATGGCGCCAGCGTCGGCACTCAGACCTGGCAGACGCTCGAACCCATGATCCAGCGCGCCGGCGCCCGGTAA
- a CDS encoding serine hydrolase domain-containing protein: MALRDLDGPQISRRSLLRSGFVLGAGAALGGFPLGRAVFAQDAGRWPSVARLSERYVSARKVANVVSAIGFGQAAPDVVAVGNLALGQEGPAGFDSLYRIYSMTKPVTGMAAMILIDEGLLGLDQPVAEILPAFAEMQVQKTYDGSITDLEPAKRPITIRNLLTHTAGLGYSIIQKGAIKTAYEKAGLIPGQVTKLPIAAAFGRGKAVGSLAAFADGLASLPLVAQPGTRWSYSVALDLMGRVIEVASGQPFDAFLKQRIFEPTGMGSTFFQVPASELGRLTTNYGVLEGQLVPIDPPTQSIYADPPPFPMGGAGLVSSARDYDRFLRMLAGYGKIDGKRVMSELAVRVGTSNLLPDGVDTTGTFADGAGFGAGGRVGLGDQAGTYGWGGAAGTAAFVDFRHGLRATMMTQYMAMPGYPLTDEFTQAVRVDAAALTGGK; the protein is encoded by the coding sequence ATGGCATTGAGGGACCTGGATGGGCCGCAGATCTCGCGGCGCTCCCTGCTTCGTTCGGGGTTCGTGCTGGGGGCGGGCGCCGCGCTGGGTGGCTTTCCCTTGGGCCGGGCGGTTTTTGCTCAAGACGCGGGGCGTTGGCCGAGCGTGGCCAGGCTGTCCGAAAGGTACGTCTCGGCACGCAAGGTCGCCAACGTGGTGTCCGCGATCGGCTTCGGGCAGGCTGCGCCCGACGTCGTCGCGGTCGGGAACCTTGCTCTCGGGCAGGAGGGGCCAGCCGGGTTCGACAGCCTCTACCGCATCTACTCGATGACCAAACCGGTCACCGGCATGGCGGCGATGATCCTGATCGACGAGGGTCTGCTCGGCCTCGACCAGCCGGTCGCGGAAATCCTGCCGGCTTTCGCGGAAATGCAGGTGCAGAAAACCTACGACGGGTCGATCACCGATCTCGAGCCGGCGAAACGGCCGATCACGATCCGCAACCTGCTCACGCACACCGCGGGGCTGGGTTACTCGATCATCCAGAAGGGGGCGATCAAGACCGCTTATGAAAAGGCCGGGCTGATCCCGGGACAAGTGACGAAGCTGCCGATCGCGGCCGCTTTTGGCCGCGGAAAGGCTGTCGGCAGCCTTGCCGCGTTCGCAGACGGCCTCGCCAGCCTTCCGCTCGTGGCGCAGCCCGGGACACGCTGGTCCTATTCCGTCGCGCTCGACCTTATGGGTCGCGTCATCGAGGTCGCGTCCGGCCAGCCTTTCGATGCGTTTCTGAAGCAGCGCATCTTCGAACCGACCGGGATGGGCAGCACGTTCTTCCAGGTGCCCGCGAGTGAGCTGGGGCGGCTGACGACCAACTACGGCGTGCTCGAAGGGCAACTCGTGCCCATCGACCCGCCGACGCAGTCGATCTACGCCGATCCCCCGCCATTCCCGATGGGCGGGGCCGGGCTCGTGTCGAGCGCGCGCGACTACGACCGGTTCCTTCGCATGCTCGCCGGATACGGCAAGATCGATGGAAAGCGGGTGATGAGCGAGCTGGCAGTGCGCGTGGGCACGTCCAATCTTCTCCCCGATGGGGTCGATACCACCGGCACTTTCGCGGACGGCGCCGGCTTCGGGGCCGGCGGCCGCGTCGGGCTTGGCGACCAGGCGGGAACCTATGGTTGGGGGGGGGCTGCGGGGACTGCGGCGTTCGTCGATTTCCGGCACGGCCTGCGGGCGACGATGATGACGCAGTACATGGCCATGCCCGGTTATCCGCTGACGGACGAATTCACGCAGGCC
- a CDS encoding thioredoxin domain-containing protein translates to MKIARLALAAVAALTATSATAEPNWLTVVDTAGGGHKIGNPAAKVKLTEFVSYTCPHCGHFAQEASSAIEVYTASGKVQVDVRHVVRDPVDLTVAMLANCGPAAKFPRNHTALILAQPKWLPLAEKATEGQKARWYGGAMSARRRAIASDLHLYDIMVPRGYDRVTLDKCLSDDARAKALGEQSVADDKKWNIQSTPSFAIDGALLTGVYTWGLLRPFLDARLSAT, encoded by the coding sequence ATGAAGATCGCTCGTCTGGCGCTGGCCGCGGTGGCCGCGCTGACCGCCACTTCCGCGACGGCCGAGCCTAACTGGCTGACGGTGGTCGATACGGCCGGCGGTGGACACAAGATCGGCAATCCCGCCGCAAAGGTGAAGCTGACCGAATTCGTCAGCTACACTTGTCCCCATTGCGGGCATTTCGCGCAGGAAGCCTCGAGTGCGATCGAAGTTTATACCGCAAGCGGCAAGGTGCAGGTCGACGTCCGCCACGTCGTCCGCGACCCCGTCGACCTGACGGTGGCCATGCTCGCCAATTGCGGGCCGGCCGCGAAATTTCCCCGCAACCACACTGCGCTGATCCTCGCCCAGCCCAAATGGTTGCCGCTCGCCGAAAAGGCGACCGAGGGCCAGAAGGCGCGTTGGTATGGAGGGGCCATGTCCGCGCGGCGCCGGGCGATCGCCAGCGACCTTCACCTCTACGATATCATGGTCCCGCGGGGTTACGATCGGGTCACGCTGGACAAGTGCCTTTCAGACGATGCGCGCGCCAAGGCGCTCGGCGAGCAGTCGGTGGCCGATGACAAGAAGTGGAACATCCAGTCCACCCCCAGCTTCGCGATCGACGGGGCGCTGCTTACCGGAGTCTATACCTGGGGGCTGCTGCGGCCATTCCTCGACGCGCGGCTGAGCGCGACCTAG